Below is a genomic region from Medicago truncatula cultivar Jemalong A17 chromosome 3, MtrunA17r5.0-ANR, whole genome shotgun sequence.
AatgaattttaataataaaaaaaaaaaaaaaaaaaaaaaaagacacttaTCGAATTTCTTTCTTTAATATAAAAAGAGCGAGACATTAGAAATGTGTGACCATGCTTGAATGACCCAATATATGATATtggattcaatgaagatgacaGGTATTTATGCCTCATGTTCAACAAGACATTTGGACGAAGGGACATAACATAACTGCAAAATTGTATTGGTCGCGATTAAACTCTCGAGCTAGTATttattttatgctataacatagGTCCGATCATAAGGTAAGATACACCTCATGTAGAGTAACtttgcttgtaaaacaagaaaccACCTCAATTATCTCTCTAGGAAATCTGGAACTGATATAACAGCTTCTAACTGTTTTTCTAACTGTCTTAAACTGATCTATTTAGCAGTGACTAGTGCAGCAGCTCGGTGGGATTTTCTTTTTGACCTCAAAACCGTAAAACAACTAAAGACACTGAAAGAGTCTTCCACTTCTTCCTTTGCGTTGTTTTCCAAGTTTCTAAACATTCACCAAGTTTTGGTGCAGTTTCCTTATTAATGTAAGTTCTTCTTTTATAATTCTAgatttatgtatttttcttattcttcGCGATGAGTCAGTGAATTTCACCTAAAGATgcaatttttctaaaattatatgAGATTGCAATGTGTTTTCTTGGATGCCAAGAAAATTCCTGAAAAGGGGTGTGTTCtgaattatttgtgtttgtcTAAACCTTCACCAAGTTTTGGTGCTGTTTCCTTGCTCATGTAAGTTATTCTTTTTTGATTTCACCTttgtgtatttttcttattcttcttgATGGTTCATTGAGTTTCGGCTAAAAATTTGATCTTTTCTTAAAGTATTTGAGATTACAATGTGTTTTCTTGGTTGCTAAGAAAGATCCTGAAAAATTGTTTCTTGAGTGTCTTGATGAATGTGTATGGAAGAATATGCTTTCTCTTTCACTCTCTGGAAGACAGAAAAAAGGTTGGATGAAATAACCATTGATGTGTTCTTAATCTAACAATATTAAACGCCGTTGGtcgataaaattaaaaaaatgtacaaagAATATAACCTGGGTAAGTTATCTGAAAACATATAAGAatcacttttgaaattgaacaaAAGATATACTTTTACAAAATTGAGCAAAGCTGTTTGTATTTTCTTGCTGTTTGGATGCTAAGGATGTGCAATAGTTATTGTTATGCATGAACTATGATATTAAACATTTAAAAGTTAAACTAATACTTGTTGCCAATTTCCTGGTGATtgataattttgtaacaaatatAGCTGAACCAAGATTGCCTTAAGGGAGCAGGTTTTGAAATGGTGAAGCAGAAACAACATGTAGGTGGACCTCAAACTATGAAGAAAGATTATCGGATCGATCGATCCCTACCTGACATAAAGAATGAGGTATATATTACAGATGaatttaggatgtataaattcAAAGTGAAGCTTTGCTCATGGGATAATGCTCCTCATGATTGGACAGAATGTCCCTTTGCTCATTCTGGGGAAATCGCAAGGCGCCGTGATCCGAAGAAATATTATTACAGCTGTGTCCATTGTCATGAATTTCAGAATGGATCATGCAGTAAAGGGGATACATGTCAATATGCACATGGTGTTTTTGAGTCCTGGCTGCATCCTGGTCGATACAGAACAACGCTTTGCAATAATGGAACTAAATGCACAAGAGAAATTTGCTTCTTTGCTCACAAACCCGAGGAGCTTCGCCTGTTGAAGGCTTATATACCAGTTCTGCTTTGCCTTCACCtacatcaaattcaaattcaccAAGTGCCTCTGCAATGGATTCCTTCACATTGAGATCACCGTCTTCTTTGATACAATCTTCGTCGCCGCCTTGGAATCCGTCTGCAGCATCATCTCCTGCAGGAGGAACCATGTGGCAGACTCCGACTCGGATTCATACTACAGTCCCTACACTTCAGATGTCGAGCAACAGATTGAAAGCTGCATTAAATGCTAGAGATAATACTGATCTAAACATGAAATTTCTCGAAAATCGTCATATGCCGAAGCTAATAATAGAAGAGTCAAATAGACTTGCAGGAGTGAATCCTACTAACCATGAAGACATTTTTGGGTCATCGATACAATCTTCGAAAGACATGCTGGTGCATCAAAATGTGAACCAAGAACTGTGTGGCTACCCTTCTGACCTTACCAATACAAATGTGATTGGATCACCAGAATTCAGAGGTAGTCCATTTGTGAATTCAAGATATGATGCCTTTTCAAATCGGAGCCAGAGCTTTTTCGAGTGCAGCAGCGTGGCAAGCTTTAATTCCAAGCTTCCTTCTGCTACCTCAGTTGCATTAGAACCTTCTACTGCCTTCTCTGATTG
It encodes:
- the LOC25490903 gene encoding zinc finger CCCH domain-containing protein 29; this translates as MWQTPTRIHTTVPTLQMSSNRLKAALNARDNTDLNMKFLENRHMPKLIIEESNRLAGVNPTNHEDIFGSSIQSSKDMLVHQNVNQELCGYPSDLTNTNVIGSPEFRGSPFVNSRYDAFSNRSQSFFECSSVASFNSKLPSATSVALEPSTAFSDWHSPDRKVDWSIPGDKLNEMTTSYSFGFLNDTSNASTIAAASNVDDHYALLSQESWVSSLVKDDDPTLESDQLQCHNPDVVPS